The genomic region GTGTTGACGGAGAAACTTGCTACGAAAGCCTTGGTAGCGACGATACGGTGATTCAGTATCGGGGAGATACGACACATGGTACAGTGGAAGAGTGGGCCAAATGGAAGGACGACATCTTGAGGACGTGAAAGAGAAGGAAAGAGCACATTGAGAGAGAAGGCGGCAATGCGCTCAGGCTCAGACCATGCCGCCCAAAAGTGCTCTAGTCTGAGGAAGGAGACAGTAGAATTGGCTGTTAGCCTGTTAGCCTGTTATGCTGCTTATGCATGGATGTCTCTGTATTGCTACATGTTTGCACCGTAATGTTTTCAAGTCCGACATGTGATTCTAGAAGAGAGATTTTCCAAGCGCCAACGATGATTCACCTCCCAGGCCGTCGCACGTTCCTACAGAGTGAACCACCCCCCCCAGAGGCCTCCCTCATGCGCCTACTGCGCGCACTACGCGTCCGAATCTATTGAGCCGCCTACGAGGTGGACGGACTACGGTTCAGGATGTACGGAACAGCCGACGGAGTCACGTGTATATCAAAAAGAGTAGACGGCGCCCTCATACTCCTACACGTCTGCCGTTTGATAGGTCAAGAGGTCATGCCCATGCGCCCAACCATAGCCCAGATCCAGTTCAGTTTCAAGGCCTTCAACGGGAAAATTTCCGTCATTGGGTTGCATACGTGAGCAATTATACTGTGGGTAAGATACGTCGAATCAAGGTCGATGTACGGGGAGGTCACGGCGGTCGTCATGTACACTTCGAGTCGTGTGACTTCGTATCTTGCGGCATGAACTGTGAGGATTGCAATGCGAGCCATGACTTGAGGACGCGAAGGAGGCGTGGAGGCCATGGCGAAGGCGTGTTGAGATTGATGTGCGTAAGGCAGCAGACTTGCAACAGCAACTGAATCGCAACTCTGACATTGACGCTGACGCCGACGCTGATGAAGAGCGAGTGCCCCGAAAGGCTTTCCACGACTACTTCAGGGGAGAGATATGCGATCGCAAACATTACTACAACCTACCCAGCTCATGCCTCTACACTTACATGTATCTGCTGAAGCCTCAACGGTTCGATGGCAGGATCTTGCTGTGGATCTTCGCGGCCATGGTCGCGGAAGACGAAAACGAGAGAGGGTGCCAAGCTGAGCGGGGATCGATGTATCAAAGGCGGGACTGCGCAATGGATTGTCGAAGAACAACGCAGAGTGAGTGGTCCACTGGAGGCTGACCTAGCCGAGGACTTCTTGCACCCTCCTCGAAAACTTCTCGACCAGATCATGCTGCTGTTCGCACGCTGCTTCGACGGGGTCGCGCAAAGCGATAGGTCCTGTGGCTACGGCAGTGTGAGACGGGCCGCAAGACTCGGAACAACGATGATGTGTGAGAAGCAATCGAAGACAACATGTGCGAGCATTTGATGATTCGCCAGCACGAGCCGTCCTGcatagcgttataggcatGTTCCTGGAAGCCTCGCATTGATGCTGAGTCGCGATCGCAGCGGCCTGGTTTCGACATGCTATGCATGGCGCCTGACTTCCCTTCGACTTGTAGTAGAAGCCTGCACAACCAGATGAACCTGTTGACACGTAGATTCGATCATGACGATATGATTGGCGGTTGTTGATCCATGGCATCCGCGGACATGAAGGTTCCATGGGAGCATCCGGGACGCAGCCGTGCGATGGTGAGCATAGCGCAGCACTTCACCTCTTCCTTTCCCTCTCATCGTTCTATCCTCACACCGACGCGTTCTTTCAACTTAATACCGGAGACAGTCTCTTCAGATGCAGCAATGCAATGCACTGCAACGTGGTCGTCTGCCCACGCCTCTGATGACGCAGCGAAACTCCGCCATGGCTGCGATGCCCAATCAAGCGAAACAGCCGCGCTGATCCTATTATCGTGGGTTTGCAACCTCCTGCTTTGGCGGCACACACCCAGCGACGTCATGTAGCGAACGAGGCGCAGAGTAGGTGTGCTACACGGAATTCATTCTTTTGTGGCTTGGTCAGTAGGGGACTGTCGTGCTGTCGTGACTCGTGACAGTACTCTTGCGACGTAGGTTTCGAAGCAGGAACCACCCGCATTACATACCACAGCAGAATGTCGCGACCAGATTACTACCCATCGAGGGGCAGTCCACCTGCGAGACAAGGCTACAATCAACCATACTCCCCAAATGGCTACGATGATCGGAACGATCGAGGCCGACCAGACCGTCAACGATCACAGCACCAGGACCAGGCATACTTCGAACCACCACCCACAGCAGCATACGAAGATCAATACAGCCCATACGACCAGCCTCGACAACAATCAGAACACTTCCCAGACTACCCCAACTACGGCGCAGCACCACCAGACCCACGCCCACCACAACACCGCCCAGCACCAACGGAATACTTCGACCGCGCCTACAGCAGCGATCCAAGTAACCCAGCACCGACCCACGCCGACCCAGCAAGCGCCCTAACGCCCTACGACGACGAAAAAGCAGAAGCAGAATGGCGCCGGGGCGTAGAAGAAGCCTACACATACCAACCTCCACAACCTCCACCCACAGCCTACAGCGAACGACAAGCCTACGAAGGCGACCTCGTGCGCGAACAACGCGAACGCGAATTCGAGCGCAACGAACGTGAGCGCGAACGTCGCTACTTCGAAGAACGCGAACGCCAAAGGGAACGCAGTCGCGAACGCGAAAGACGCAGACGAAGAGATGAAGATAGTCTCCGCGagaaagccctaggccgCCCCTCCGACCCCAAAAAGGGCGGCCGCGACGTCTTCGGCAGCTCAGAAGGCGAACGCGGTCTTGCCGCGAAGTTGGCAGGCGGCGCTGGCGGAGCCTGGATAGCGCACGAAGTAACCGACAACGTCCTCGGAACCCTCGGCGGCCTCGTCGTCGGCGCCATCGCTGCCAACACCCTCGAAAAACAACACGAAAAGCGCCAAAACCGTAAACTCTACGGAAACCGACGCCCTTCGGACGATCCTTCCGCGAAGACGAATAAGTATGGCGAAGTGGCGTATCCGGTGCCGGGGCGGAGTATGGATGATGTGAGGCGGACTGGGCGGGATGGAAGTCGGGAGGAGGTGAGGGAGCGGGATAGAAGGGCGAGGGGGAGGAGTCAGAGTTTTGTTAGTAGTTTGAAGGACAGGGTGAGGAGTTTGAGTAGGAGGAGGGTCAGGTCGCCGCCGGTGAGTGGGAGGCCGCAGGCGAGTAGGAGGAGGAGTAGTTTTGATAGTTATGATGATGGGTATGGGGTGGGGGAGGGGAGTCATAGGCGTTGAGTGTTAGTGAGGTGGGGATTGGGATGAGAGGAGAGAGGGTGGAGCAGAGAGGAGATTTGATGGGTTTGGACTTGGGAGTTTgggagggaggtaatattgACGACATTTAAGGGACAGATATGCAGAGATGAGGTTATGATTTATGAATGAGACGAGGCGATGAAATATTGTTGCCGCTTATGGCGCTTCCACGATGTGATTTCTGCTTGGCGTTACTGGAGTGCTGCGGTGTAGCTTGGAACATCGAAAGGACGCGGTGTTGTATGGTTCAAGGCTGCTGATTTGCACAGGGCCACAGACGACGCAAAGCATAACGAGCCAACGGCCCCGAAGTCGGGACACAGGATATTGAGAAGCTGGCAAAGGAGGTTGCTGATCTCCGCACCACTGTTGGGGACTAGAAGAAGTCGCTAGGCGGCAGGACGCGATGTGCAATGGAGCTCTTCCCGGGAGTGGTCAAGTGCTCCGCATCACAAGAAGACATTGGTCGATTGGTAGTCTGGCGGGACTGTCAGAAGGGCAAGAGGCGGACGGTGAGACTTAGTTTTACCATCATTTGGTTAGTTGTGTTGTGCTTCAATTCTGCTTACCAAATTAAAGTTCGACATCGCTTTCCAGTCTACCTCCCCAGCTTCAGCTTCAGCTTCGCATTCGCCACCTCCCTCACTGACCATCACCACAACATCAACACCGCCCCATCGACTAGCACAGTATGCACTACCCACCCACCCTCCGCGCCCGCCTCAGCACCAAACGCCGCGACAAACGCACCTTCTGCCAACGCCTAGCCCGCATCCTCGCCCACTTCGACGCCCACCCCGAAGTATGGCACAACACCCTCTACACCAATAAAAAACCACCCCCCTACCTCCGCCTCCCCTCCGAGCTCCGCCAATCAATCCTCTCCCTCGTCATCGACGACGACCAGATCCTCCTATGCCCGCGGCCCAACAGCGATACGCGCGACCTGGCCGTTGTCGACAAGACGTTCGCAGGCGATGTGAGGGAGTGTATGAAGCTCTGGGATCTTAGGGAGCGGGAGTTGAGGGAGGAGAGGAGGGTGAAGGGGATGGAGATGAGGAGGTGTTTTGAGAGGGTTGTGGAGGAGTTTATGGCGCCTGTGAGGAGTTTGGCGGGGGCGCCGAGGGTGGTGCCGAGGTGTTGGGCGAAGAGGGCGGCGAGGGAGAGGAAGGTGAAGGAGGGGGGGGGTCGCGAGGGCGAGGTTGGGGGAGCAGAGTGGGCGTGAGCATGAGCGTGAGCAGTATGGTATCGATGAGGGCGGCGAGGGTGGCGAGGGCAGCGAAGATGACTTTGTGGTGAAGCGGTGGGGTGGCTTCCACTGGAGAAGCGACGGGAATGAAGAGTACAATGACAGGTACTTCGATGGTTGGAATAAGCGGAGGCAAAACTTCGGCACGAAGGAGGAGCGCAAGACACGGAGGGAGGAGGCCGTGAAGGCTGAGAAGGACAAGAAAGAGGCAGTGAGGCAGGGTTTGGTAGATCGTGCGAAGCGAGAGTGGGAGGAGAAGAACCCGGAGGATGCAAGGCTGGCGGCTTTGCGAGCGAGCTATTTGAAGAGGCGGCCGGTGGAGTATTGAGATGCATGGTAAGTTGTCTGGTCAGAGGAGTACGTCAAACACTGATTCTAGGATGCAGACGTGTTCTGAGAGCGGCGTTAGCACTTGGGTACCCCTGCCGACGATAGAAACTGGTGAGCCATGGACGTTTGTGGACGGTTGGCATAGGGATATCTACTCATTCGTCTCCACCGCAGCTCCAAATTAGGACACGTTCAAACAGCTCCAGTTCCCTCAGTATCAGCTGTTTCCGCAGCAACCCTCGCTCTCACGGCCATCAACGCCTTCCCCAGCAAGTTCATTCCCCATCGCGCCCTAGGATGTCCCATTGCTTCCCTGGCTTTGAAGCCAATTCCCCATACTCGATCGAAGGGGCTTGCTTCGACTAGCTCTCTTTCACCTGTGGAGGCGTTAGCGCGTCGCGCATCGCATATCTCGAGGGCCACATCAGTGTCTGAGCCACGGCTGCATGGTCACGTACCAGTACTTAGCAGCTGCTCCTTGAGCCCCTCCACCTCCCCCAAATCCCCCATCCTCATACCACTCGCATTCGTCCCCTGCATGAACTTCAAATAATTCCCCCTCTCCACAACACCACTACACGTATCCACCCAAACCCTCTCATCAAACCCCTCAACCTCACGGCCCAGTGCCTTCTGCTTCCGCGGAGAGGTGGTGCGCATAATCTCCGCGGCGGTAGCAGTGTCGTTGAAGAGCAGCGCCTTTTGGTGCATCATGTATTGCTCCGTGCAGTTGTAGGTCAGGCCAGTGGTGCCGTCGGTGAAGGTGTAGCGGTACCATTGGCAGAGGTAGCCGTTGGGGAGTTCGGATTCTTTGAAGAAGAAGATGGGGGGTCAGGTGGTGGTGTAGAGGGGCGCGGAAGGAGTGGGTTGAGGTGGGAGTGTGGTGGTGTTCGACGAGCTGGGGATAGGTACATCGATGGCTGTGTTGGTGTCGTTGTTGGTGGGAGGATCTGGCGCATCGGTGTATGATGCGCCCGGGACGGTGCGCTTCGAGTTGGTTTGTGGTTTCTATGCGACGGAAGTATTAGCAGAAGTCATAACTTGTATATAGCATGATGAGCGTGCTGAGCGAGAACATGGTCTCATCAGGGCTCACCTTGGATCGTCGAGCCATCTCTGATGCGATCTTGGGGTGTGAAGTGTTCGAGAGATGGGCGAGATACTGCGGCTGCGACGATGATATGAGGGAAGCAGCAGCAGTGTCCCAAAGCGCTCTCCTTGAAAGCAGCCGCTGCTGACCCACGGAAAGCACTCTCAGTCATACCTGTATCGTGAGGACAATCGAAACAAAGGTTCGTCCAGAGCCACTCATCCCAGAGCTCTTGACTCACATATGAGTCTTGATATACCGACAACTATCAAGTGTACTCAACAACGAGAGTCCTTCATAGTTTAGTGGTAAGAACATCATTCTCATATTCCAGACATATCGTCTGGCTGTGTAAGATGGTAATGGTAACCTCAGTTCGCATTTGAGTGAGAGAACTTCTCTTTTGCTCGATCCCATCCTCCCTGATTGGACCCAGTGAGTCAGAACGTTCTCTCTTTTCATGCTCTTGGGTCAATCGATGTTGCCGCGTTCGATTACCCAAGCCAGCCCAGAAGTGCCTCGTGAAATCTCTCCGGTGCTTGGATCTGCGGTGCATGGCCGAGATCATCGAACTCGATCAACGTGCAGTTCTCCCCGATTGAGTTCTTCGCTGCTTTGCCCAGGACATCGTAATGTCCCAGTTGCGCTGGCACCTCTGGTGGCGACCACGCTGACCCAATCGCCGTGTTATCCGTCAAGCCAATAAGAAGCAACGTCCTCGTCCCTCCCAGCAGCGGCAGCTCATACACAATCGGCTGGGTCATGACCATATCCGTCGTAAGAGCTTGGCTGAATGCGAACGTAAGTCGTCGCGTTCCTTGGTATACCTGTAGGAGCATGTTGACCCACACATCATACGCGGGCTGCCACGTTCCGGAGTAGTATGTCCGCTGTTGGTATGTGCGTAGCGAGGTATAGTTCGTGGCCAGTTCTGTTGCATAGATGGCGTCGATGGATCTGTAGGGCACGCCTTTGGCTTTCCAGTCTTCCAGGCCCAGAAGGTTGACCAAGACGAGCTGCGAGACGAGGGCAGGGTACATTAGAGTGAATCTGGCCGCGAGCATGCCGCCCATACTGTGGCCTATTACTGTCACGCCGCCGGTCACGTTGAGATGATCCAGAATATCCTTCGTGTTGGCGGCCAGTTGTTGTAGTGAGAACTGATACCAATCCGGCTTCGAAATTTTGCAGAAGCCAATTTGGTCCGGAAGAATGACACGGTATCCTTGTGCCAGGAGCTCCCTCGCGGTGACTTCCCATGTTACGCCACAGAAGTTCTTGCCATGGAGAAGCACGGCAGTCTTTGTGCTTGTCGGCGTGTCGTTATGGTATTGGGTAGGCGGTGCGACATCCATGTAAGCCTGGCATAACTGCTGTTGCTGCGATACGACCTCATGATAGTGGATTGGCCATGGGTATTGGTACTCGAAGCCGCGGATACTGCTGTTCTGCGCTGATGCACCACTTGGGCATGCGGCATATGTCGTTCCTGCGTAGAAGGCCAGGAGGCACGTGTACCAGTTTTGCCAGAACATGGCGCCAGATACAGGATGGTGAAGGTCAGGTAGCAACGAGCCAGATGCGAACAGTGATTCAGCAGACGAGGAACCAGGAACCATCGTTGCGGCAGAGGTCCTTGTTGTAGGTCGGGTGGAGTCCTTGGCAGTCCTTGCGTTGTGCAACAGTGGCTGCTTGGCGGCATGTAACCGATCCCTACTACTGCAGCTGCTGTATGCAGGATCGATCCGCTCGACAGGCGAGCATCGATGTCGCCTCTCTACTGTAGCCAATCTCTTTTTGTCGTCAAACCCAACCACATGCTTGTAGACTCAGCGTGCAATTCGAGTGTCCTTCAGCCTCACCTGCTTAGCAAGCTCATCAACCTTAGACCGCAAATCTTGAACCATCTCTGCTCGACCATGGCTCGAGGCCTTGACCGAGTATTGTGCTAGTTGCTTGTTTGCCTCAAGCAGCAGACACATGTTTGGATTCTGCTGCTTAGTAGTCTACCACAGTCAGTCCCTTCTCCCCAGAAACACAAAGTTCTCATGATCCACTCACCCTCAACGCCTCCAACTTCGCCTGAAACTGCTCCCCCGAGAAATCATACCAGGCAAGCAACATATGCACATCATGCTGTATGGGGGGTAAGCTATCAACCGACACTACATCTAGCCCCTCCAGCCGCCTCCGGATCGTAGCACAGATACCATCGTCAGACTCCGATGGCGCATTCGGAAATCGCCATCGAGCCAAGACTAGAGCCGCCGCGATCTGATCGGACGTCTGTGAGATTACTGCCAAGATCATATGCAGCACATCCTCAAGCTTCGAAAGACCGGCAGAAAGACTCAAGAAGGAAGGCGTCGTCTTCGCATCCACAAGATACGCCGATAGTCCCTCGAACGCGCTTGGATGCCATTCCGCCGCTACATGGAGAAGCTTCGAGGAGCCGAGGAGGAGTCCTATCGTTTCGCAAATACAGAGGTCAGAGGCGGGACATGAGCACTGCGAGCTGAGTTGCTCCGAAATGGTGGCTTCCTGGAGCGTATTGTTGCACAGCGTAGCGTTGTAAGATGCAGCGCCGTGGGAGGATTCTGGTGTTGGGAGGAGTGGTTCTGGCTTTTCCTTCAAATTGGGCGCCGGTTTGCTTGTCGGCCAGTAGTCCTTGGACGGGAAGTAGGATTCAGGTTCATCCACCATGGTGGCAGCGAATCCTGTACTTTCGTTCGGGCTGAGTGGCATCTGTGTCGTAGGTTCCGGGCGTAATCTTTCATCGTAGCAAGTCCAATCCACGGCGTCCGACCCTCAAGTACCCCCCAAACCCCAACCCATCTTCAAAATAGTGCCTGGCGCTATGGCGTAGCCCCACGAACAACAACGTGCTTTCGGCGATCGGCTGCCCACGAAAGGCATGCTAAGATCGTACAGCACCAATCGCAGGGTTGATGTTCCTAGCAGTTTTGGGCATTCTGTCTCGTGGTATAGACCAGACGTCATCGTCGTCTCCGTTCGCCAAGTGACGGGCCGGCCAGACGGTCGCTCTCCGCTGGCGGATCATCGTCGGGAGATGGTGTAGCAGTAAGACAAGCGCCTTTCTGCTGCCCACGGGGCTTGCTGGCTTCGGAAGGTGCGGATGGGGAGGATATATATTGCTGTCACAGGCTGTGCGGTTGGCGAGTTGCATCATGCTGCAGTCTGTAATATACATTAGCTCTAAGACTACTTGGTAGTGTCGCGTACTGCAGGATTGTGTTGTCGCTGAACGATCTTTGCATTACTTTGCCCGGGCATGCTGCATCGTATAGTCGCAAACCACGCATGGGCTGGAGGACCACTCATCATCGCAGGGCGCAAGGCAGACTACGGCAGTGCAGTGCAGGAGACTGCCGCTTCTGGAAGAAGAAGTGAGGATTGCAAAATTCGGCGCCCGCCAGGAAAGGTCGATCGCAAGCTTGCCATGAGCATACTCGGGCGAGATTATAGTCACCGACCCCAGGACCTGCAGCGATGGTGACATGCTGGCACCACCGCGAAATGGTGAGTGAAGAAGAAAGAAGCAACATTCGGGTTGCAGAAGCTGAGCAGCAGCTACAACGGAGGTGTCTCCGCCATTTGCGGCCTGTGCTTCCAACGGCTTATAGACGCTTTCGCTGCAGAAGTCCTGCAATAGCACTTCGCATGACTTCGCGGTGAGTCTACACCTGGGTTCAGCACCCGTTGACCCGTTCCTGTGCTGTATTCCTATTCTCAACGGCCGCATATCTTCGCCCTCAAGCCTTCTTCTCCTCCTTCTGATCACTGAAGGCCAACTTCACCAACGCCTCCCCATCAACTCTCAACTGCACCCAATCATCCATCCTCTCCGCGCCCAAGCTCTTGTAGAACTGCAAGCTCGGCTCATTCCACTTCAGACAACTCCACTCCAACCTGCCACCATCGATCCTCACCACCTCCTGCGCCAACGCCCGTATAAGGAACTTGCCATAGCCCCTCTTGCGGTACTGCGGTCGTACGAAGAGGTCTTCGAGGTATACGCCCGGCTTGCTGCGCCAGGTGCTGTAGTTGTTGAAGTACATGGCCATGCCAGCCACTGCGCTGGCCTTGTCGTCGGGGTGAGTGGGGTCTGCGGGGAGGCGGAGGATCAGGGTTTTGGCGTAGCCGGGGTTGGTGTGGACGACTGTGCCGGAGTGGGAGGGTGCGAAGGTGAGGGTGCGTTTGAGGGAGTCTTCGGTCGCGAGGACTTTGGAGGGCTCGTTTTCGTAGGCGGCAAGTTCTTTGATCATGGCGAGGATTTCGGGAATGTCTGTATGGTGTTGGTAAGTGTTCTTGCTGGTGTGATGCTCGTGCTCTTACCATCGACTGTGGCATGTTCGATGCTCGGCTGGGATCTGTCGACAGCTGCCATTGTGCAATCTCCTCTGTGATTCGTGGTTTGTGTGGGTGTCTTGAGAGTTTGCTGCAAGTTTGGAAGCTGGTGCGGAAGCGGATGAAGTGTTGTATCAAGTGAGATATGTTTTCTTGAACGTTGTTCCATCAATGGCGGAATCGGCAGGGTCCAGCTGATCCTCGTCGCGTTCGGAGCCTCGGAGAAGTGCCTCGGAGAATCGCAACACAGGGCGTGTCAAAGTGGTGCTTCATCAATCTTTATCTGAACATCATGCCGAAGGCCTCCTGGTAGGGCGCGCTGACGTTGTCCATCTTGAGAACAGTGTGGTCGTGCGAGCACCTGCGAGCCCCAAGTAACGTCCCACCGTTCATTCTTCGCATCCCAATCCATCCGCGGACACTGACCAAAGACAGCCGCATATAGCCTTCGCATGTAGCGAGGCGTGACCCTGTGCACATCACGAGTGGTAGGATTGGGCACATCAAACGTCCCACGCATCAACACCCTTTCCAAGGCACTGGGCTGATCAGCTGGCGGAGACTTGGGACGTTGTCTACGCTGCGCCAGCTGCTCCTCGATGCCCTTGCCATCGGCCAGCTCTTGTAGTCTGAGCCATTCTTGTGTTGGCAGAGGCGGTAACAATCGACGAAGCGTATTGGCGAACCACTTGTTGGTCATGTTCTTGACTCGTGATTTTGGCATTGGGCGCATTGCGGTGTTGAGCTCTGCGATATCGGGCTTCAGATGGCGGGGATTGGGCCGTGTCATCGTGGCCGGGCTGATGCGCATTTGTGATTTGGCGAGGGCGTGAAGCGCTGGCGTCAGCTTTTGGAGATAGACTTGTGTGCCGGCGACGGTCGTTGGCTGAGGCATTCTGCCGTTACGATCGTGCAGAAGAGCCTTTGGTGTATCTGGTGCATCCAGAGCAATATCGGCACCTCCAGTCCGTGGCGTCTTCAAGACTTGAAAGACGTCAGCCAGATGCCGCTCGTCGTCCGCGAAGATATCCGCCGCATGTGCATCATCTTGTCCATTGTCTCTTGCCATATATTCAGACTCATGCTCAGCCGGTTCTGCCACTGCATCCCTCGGCATCATCGGCCCAAGGAACTCATGCCTACGCTTTCCAATCCTCCCGTACGTCAAGCACAGGACCCTCAGTAGTGGCTTGAGCTCTCCATCGTTCGCTCGTCTCAGTCGGTTCAGTGCTTGCCGACCTTCCCGTGCTTTGTCCTGCAGTCGAGCCTGGACGTCTGGAAACACTCTGCCTTTCCATTCAGACCGGTCATATCTCTTGAAGACAGACAGAATATGCTGGGATAGGTATTGCTTTGCTGCAGGGTCTGGCAGGTACGAGCACTCTCTCAGCAGTGCACGTAGGTTGTGCCTCGCGTTGATCGAGAGCTCCAAAGGCTTGATGGAACTTGTTGACTCTCTGCCGGAGGCATGGTATCGGATGTTCGCAGTGCTGACAGAGGGCGCTGTCTCTGTACTGTACAAGCGGA from Fulvia fulva chromosome 2, complete sequence harbors:
- a CDS encoding N-glycosidase, coding for MMHQKALLFNDTATAAEIMRTTSPRKQKALGREVEGFDERVWVDTCSGVVERGNYLKFMQGTNASGMRMGDLGEVEGLKEQLLSTGERELVEASPFDRVWGIGFKAREAMGHPRARWGMNLLGKALMAVRARVAAETADTEGTGAV
- a CDS encoding 4,5:9,10-diseco-3-hydroxy-5,9,17-trioxoandrosta-1(10),2-diene-4-oate hydrolase, whose product is MVPGSSSAESLFASGSLLPDLHHPVSGAMFWQNWYTCLLAFYAGTTYAACPSGASAQNSSIRGFEYQYPWPIHYHEVVSQQQQLCQAYMDVAPPTQYHNDTPTSTKTAVLLHGKNFCGVTWEVTARELLAQGYRVILPDQIGFCKISKPDWYQFSLQQLAANTKDILDHLNVTGGVTVIGHSMGGMLAARFTLMYPALVSQLVLVNLLGLEDWKAKGVPYRSIDAIYATELATNYTSLRTYQQRTYYSGTWQPAYDVWVNMLLQVYQGTRRLTFAFSQALTTDMVMTQPIVYELPLLGGTRTLLLIGLTDNTAIGSAWSPPEVPAQLGHYDVLGKAAKNSIGENCTLIEFDDLGHAPQIQAPERFHEALLGWLG
- a CDS encoding N-acetyltransferase ats1, whose protein sequence is MEQRSRKHISLDTTLHPLPHQLPNLQQTLKTPTQTTNHRGDCTMAAVDRSQPSIEHATVDDIPEILAMIKELAAYENEPSKVLATEDSLKRTLTFAPSHSGTVVHTNPGYAKTLILRLPADPTHPDDKASAVAGMAMYFNNYSTWRSKPGVYLEDLFVRPQYRKRGYGKFLIRALAQEVVRIDGGRLEWSCLKWNEPSLQFYKSLGAERMDDWVQLRVDGEALVKLAFSDQKEEKKA